The Cottoperca gobio chromosome 15, fCotGob3.1, whole genome shotgun sequence genome segment ATCTCCAGGCTATCTCACCATGAGCGATGTGCACTTTCTTCATCCACGGGTAGACAACAATAGGCGCCTTGTCTTTTCCCTGGCAGGCCGTTTTCCTCTGCACCTGAGCGGGCTTTGCACAGGTCATCCAGGCCTGGCACTGCAGGTCTCCTACGGAGAACCTCGACTCCTTCGCGGCAGCATCTGTCGCTCTGTATCCGCGGAAGGGCGCACCTTGGTGCTGCGGCTGGTCCTCTCCATCCTCCCGATTGTGCCCCTGCGAAGAACGAAAGGCGGTTTGTTGTGGTGTGTATGGAGGCGGAGGGGGCTGCATGGACTGATAACCCCCTCCATAACTACCACTGTCCTGAGGGTTGTTGTAAAACCCCCCTTGGTCACTAAAATTACTGTAATCTTCTTCACAAGGCGGGAACTGCGGCTCAGCATATTTACAGCTCACCACGTAGGAGTCCATGATTGATTTATAGCGAGGCTGGTAGGAGAATACtaatttttctttctctcccctctctctgtctctttttccccctctggCATCAAGCCATCCTGCGGCTGTCAAATAGACGGACGGCCGCGCGGGACACGTGACCCTGTGGCCAGCCAATGAGAGAGGGCACTCCGGGTTGTTTATGTCAGACGTAATGGGATAATTTggggtaaaagaaaaaaaagttcatTATAGGACTAATGAAGTTTTACGAGAGCGGAAAAATGGTTAAGAATAGATGTTTGTGGACtttgataaataacattaaGAATCCTGGAGACATGTGAAGActaattattacaaataattgtttttgataGATTGTAGTGATTCTTATCtgtctatatagatatatagacagatgtattgtgta includes the following:
- the LOC115019771 gene encoding homeobox protein Hox-D4b-like; translation: MDSYVVSCKYAEPQFPPCEEDYSNFSDQGGFYNNPQDSGSYGGGYQSMQPPPPPYTPQQTAFRSSQGHNREDGEDQPQHQGAPFRGYRATDAAAKESRFSVGDLQCQAWMTCAKPAQVQRKTACQGKDKAPIVVYPWMKKVHIAHVNPNHVGPEPKRLRTAYTRQQVLELEKEFHFSRYLTRRRRVEVAHTLFLSERQVKVWFQNRRMRWKKDNKLPNTKGRSKNKKATDNNNNSSGSDSNVKAVITV